TCCGGTCGAGATCACCGAAAACGCCCGCGAAGTCTCCGCCGAAGACATGCAACGCGTCTACGAAGCGGCCAAGACGCCGCACAAGTATGGCGTGATCCTCAAGGGCGAAGAGGGCGAGATGCTCGATTGCCCCAACGTTTTCCGCTACGGCGACAAGTGGTACATGATGTTCGTCGCGATCAAGGACGGCATCGGCTACCAGACTTACCTCGCCGAGAGCGACGACCTGCTCAACTGGAAACGCCTCGGTCGCATCTTCTCGCACCCCGACGGGGGCTGGGACATGTGGCAGGGTGACGGCGGCGTCTCGCTGATCGACTACCAGTGGGGCGGCTCGATGGAGCTGCAGCAGTACGAAGGCAAATATTGGATGTCTTACATCGGCGGCTCGATGCAAGGCTACGAGACCGACCCGCTTTCCGCCGGCCTCGCCTGGACCAAGACGCCGCACCTCGCGCAGGAGTGGACCCGGATGGAGCACAATCCCGTGTTCTCGCCCAACGGGCCATACACCCGCGCTTTCGAGGAGAAGACCGTTTACAAGAGCCACATCCTGCACGACCCGGAGGAGCGCCTCGGCTGGCCGTTCATCATGTATTACAACGGCAAGGAAGAGCGCGGCGGCGGTCACGAGGCCATCGGCATGGCCGTCTCGCGCGATATGAAGACGTGGCACCGCTACGGCGAAAACTACGTCGTCTACGACGGCGAGGGCTCCCGCTGGGCGATCACCGGCGACCCGCAGATCGTGAAGATGGACGACCTCTGGGTCATGTTCTACTTCGGCGCGTTCTGGAAGCCCAAGGCCTTCGACACCTTCGCCGTGTCTTACGATATGGTGAATTGGACGAAGTGGGACGGCCCACACCTGATCGAACCTTCCGAGCCGTGGGACGACAACTTTGCCCACAAACCTTGGTTGTTAAAGCACGATGGCGTGGTGTATCACTTCTATTGCGCGGTGGGTGATCAGGGCCGCGTGATTGCCCTCGCGACTTCCGAAGACCTCGGCACCGCGTCCACTCCCGCCGAATAACAGAATCCCCTTCCTCCCGATGATCCGACCGACTTCCCTTCTTGCTGCCTCCCTCTTTTCCCTGGGGGCCCCCGCCGCCGCGCGGGTGATCTGGCTCGACACCCCCGGCACCGCCCTGACGGAATCGACCCCTATCGGCAACGGTCGGCTCGGGGCGCTGATCTACGGCGGCGTGGGCAGCGAGCGCATCGTGCTCAACGAAGAGGGGATGTGGTCGGGCTCGCCGCAGGATGCCGACCGCGAGAACGCGCACGAGAACCTGCCCAAGATCCGCCAGCTGCTGCTGGAGGGCAAGAACGCGGAGGCCGAAGAACTCGTCAACCAGACCTTCACCGCAGCCGGTGCCGGCTCGGGCCTGGGCACGGGCGCAGACGACCCTTACGGCGCTTATCAGACGGCGGGCAGCCTGTGGCTCGACTTCAAGGGCCAGGACGATTTCTCCGATTATCGCCGCGAGCTGGATCTGGATACCGCCGTGGCGCACGTCCAGTATACGGCGGGCGGCGTCACCTACCAGCGGGAAGCGTTTGTCAGTGCGCCCGATCAGGCGATGGTCATGCACCTGACCGCCAGCGAGCCGGGTGCCTTGAGCTTCGACGTGCGTCTCGACCGCCAGGAGCGTAGCGAGACGGTTGCCGTGGCCCGCAACGAGCTGGAGATGTTCGGCCAGCTCAATGACGGCTATCAGACCGACAAAGGCGTGCGTTATGGCATTCGCGTGCGTGTGGTGCCCACCGGCGGCACGGTTACGTCGAGCGGCAATTCACTTACGGTAACGGACGCCGACAGCGTCTTGATCTACTACACCGCCGCCACCGACATCAAGACGTTCGGCGGTCGGAAGGTCGACGATGCGCGCAAGCAGGCCCAGCGCGATCTCGCCAAGGCCGTGCGGACCTCCTTCGAGCGCCAGAAGCAGGAGCACATCGCCGATTACCAGCGTTACTTCGAGCGTTGCCAACTTGTGCTGCCCGAAACGGCCAGTTCCAAGTTGCCCACGCCCGAGCGCCTGAAGGCCTTCGCCGCGGGCGGTGAAGACCCCGATCTTGCGGCGTTGCTCTTCGACTTCGGTCGCTACCTGCTCATTTCCTCATCCCGCCCCGGTACGCTGCCCGCCAACCTGCAGGGCATCTGGGCCGAGAAGATCCAGACCGCCTGGAACTCCGACTGGCACACCAACATCAATGTGCAGATGAATTACTGGCCGGCGGAGGTCACCAACCTCTCCGAGCTGCACCACCCAATGTTCGAGCTGATCGAGTCGCTGGTCGAGCCGGGCCAGAAGACCGCCCAGGCCTACTACGATGCACGCGGCTGGGTGTCGTTCCTGCTTTCCAACCCGTGGGGCTTCACCTCGCCCGGCGAATCCGCCAGCTGGGGCTCCACGGTCTCCTGCTCGGCCTGGCTCTGCCAACACCTGTGGGATCACTACCTTTATACGGGCGATCAAAAGTTTCTGCGCGAGGTCTACCCGATCCTCAAGGGCTCCGCGCTCTTTTACCTCGATATGCTGATCGAGGATCCCGAGAGCGGCTGGCTCGTCACCGCGCCCTCCAATTCGCCGGAAAACGCCTTTGTGCTGCCGGGGAGCGACAAGCCCTTGCACGTCGTAATGGGACCCACGGCCGACATGCAGCTGCTGCGGTACCTTTTTGCCGCTACTGCCGAGGCCGGTGAAATCCTCGGCCAGGATGCCGAGCTGCAGCGCGAACTGCGCGAAAAGTGGACCCGCCTTGCCCCGACTCGCATCGGGCGCGACGGCCGTGTGATGGAGTGGCTGGAGCCCTACCAGGAATACGATCCTCAGCACCGCCACATCGCGCACCTCTGGGGCCTGTATCCGGGCGACGAAATCCACCCCGCCACCACGCCCGAGCTGGCGCTCGCCGCCCGCAAGACGCTCGACATGCGCGGCGACGGCAGCACCGGTTGGAGCCTCGCCTTCAAGATGGGGATGTGGGCCCGTTTGGGCGACGGCGACCGCGCGCACGTGCTCTTGCGCAACCAGTTGACGCCAGCCCGCCCGCGCACCAAGGACGAGCCTTGGCGCGGCGGTACCTACCCGAACCTTTTCGACGCTCACCCGCCGTTCCAGATCGACGGCAACTTCGGTGCGACCGCTGCCATTGCGGAGATGCTGATGCAGAGCACGGGCGGTTTTGGCGAGATCACCACGATTTACCTCCTGCCGGCCTTGCCCGGTGCCTGGAGCCACGGCTCGGTCAAAGGGCTGCGTTCGCGCGGTGGCTACGAAGTTACCGAACTGGCCTGGGAGCGCGGCCAACTGACCTCCGCCGTGATCCGTGCCCGCGAGACGGGCCCCGTCGTTATCCGCTACGGCGATAACGTGCAGCGCATCATCCTCAAGGCGGGCGAAACCATCAAATTTGGAAAGGATTTGCAGCAGCGATGAGCCGCTCCACGCCGTTATCCCCTCTCGTTTTCTGCTCCCTCGCGCTGGCTGGCACCTGCGCGGCCGTCACGCATAACGCGCCGGATTGGGAAAACCAGCACGTGCTCCAGATCAACCGTGAGCCTGCCCGCGCTACCTTCGTGCCTTTTGCGACGGTCGAGCAGGCGCTTGCTGGCAAGGTCGAGCAGTCGCCCTTTTATCAGTCGCTCGACGGTGACTGGAAGTTCCACTGGGTGGCGCGCCCGGAAGAGCGCCCGACCGATTTTTACCGGACCGACTTCGACGTTTCGGGCTGGGACACCATCCCTGTGCCTTCCAACTGGGAACTGCAGGGCTACGGCACACCCATCTATGTGAGCGCCGGCTTCCCCTTCAAGATCGACCCGCCGCGCGTCACCTCCGAGCCGAAGGAGAAATACACCGCCTATGAAGAGCGCAACCCCGTCGGCTCTTACCGCACCACCTTTACCGTGGCGGACGACTGGGACGAGCGCCAGGTGTTCCTGCATTTTGGGGGCGTGATGAGCGCCTTCTACGTTTGGATCAACGGCGAGCGAGTGGGCTACAGTCAGGGCAGCATGGAGCCCTCCGAGTTCAACATCACCGACTACCTCCAGCCGGGCGAGAACTCTCTCGCAGTCGAAGTCTATCGCTGGTCCGACGGCAGCTACCTCGAAGACCAGGACATGTGGCGCTTCAGCGGCATCTTCCGCAGCGTCTACCTCTACTCGACCGCCGCCGAACGCATCGCCGACTTCACTGTCCGCACCGACCTGGATGAGGACTACCGCGACGCCAAGCTGCAGATCCAGCCCGAGTTGGCCGCCGTCGAGGGCGTGACGCTGGAGGGCTGGACGGTGCAGGCCCAGCTCTACGACGCGCAGGGCAAGCAGGTCCTTACCGAATCGCTTTCGCACGACGCGGCGGAGATCCACAACCCCGACTACAGCGCGGGCATCCTGGTCGACCGCACGCCGCAGCGCGGTCCCCGGATGTTTGGCTGGATGGAGGCCGACATCTCCAACCCCGCCAAGTGGACCGCCGAGACGCCCAACCTTTACCGCCTCGTGTTGACCCTTCACAACCCCGAGGGTGGGGTGGTCGAAGCCGTCGCCAGCGATGTGGGCTTCCGCGAGGTGAAAATCGAGAGCGGGCAGCTCTTCGTCAACGGCCAGCCGGTGCGCCTGCGCGGCGTCAACCGCCACGAGCACGACCCGGAGACGGGCCGCACGATGAGCCTGGAGCGTATGATCGAGGACATCGAGCTGATGAAGCGCGCCAACGTGAACGCCGTCCGCACGGCGCACTACCCCAACGACACCCGCTTTTACGAGCTGTGCGACCGCTACGGCCTCTACGTGATGGACGAGGCCGACATCGAGACGCACGGCCTGCGCGGCTACCTCGCCAGCCAGCCCGACTGGCACGCGGCCTTCCTCGACCGAGCGGTGCGTATGGCCGAGCGCGACAAGAATCACCCCTCGATCATCATATGGTCGATGGGCAACGAGTCGGGCTACGGTCCCAACTTCGCCGCCATTTCTGCCTGGTTGAAGGATTTCGACCCGACGCGTCCGATCCACTACGAAGGCGCGCAAGGCTACGTGCTCGACGTCAATGGCGTCGCGGCCGGCGGCTCCGGTGTCTCCAGCCACGCGCATGAGCCCGGCTATTTCCCGCCGGATCCCGCTACGGTCGACATGGTCAGCCGCTTCTACCCGCGCGTGCGTCAGGAGTATCTGAACCCCGGCATCTCGGATTCGGCCCTCAAGGAGCGTGCCGAGAATGCCCGTTGGGAATACCTGCTCGACCACGTCGACAATCCCGCCAACGACCGCCCGGTGCTGACCAGCGAATACGGCCACTGCATGGGCAACGCAATGGGCAACCTGCAGGAATACTGGGACGAGATCTACTCATCCCCGCAGATGCTCGGCGGCTTTATCTGGGACTGGGTCGACCAGGGCATCTGGAAGACGGCAGAAAACGGTGAACGCTACATCGCCTATGGCGGCGACTTTGGCGACGAGCCCAACCTGAAGGCGTTTTGCCTCAACGGCGTCATTTTCTCCGACCGCTCGCTGACGCCCAAATACTGGGAGCTGCAAAAGGTCTACCAGCCGGTCGCGATTGGTGCCGGGAAAAACCCGCACACGCTTTCGGTCGTCAACCGCCACCACCACCTCAACCTCAACGCCTTCGAAGCACGGTGGACCGTCACCTGCGATGGTGAAGTGGTGGCCGAAGGCACGCTGCCCCGCATCGACCTGGCACCCGGCCAGCAGACCGAGGTGAAGCTGCCGATCCCCGCGATCAAGCAGCCCAAGGCGGGGGCGGACTACTGGGTGCGCGTCAGCTTCCACCAGCCCGAAGCCACCGCGTGGGCCGAGGCCGGTTTCGAGTTTGCCTACGATCAATGGAACCTGGAGGTGAAGACGCCGCGCCCCGAGCGCATCGAGGTCGCCCGCCTGCCCAAGGTGGACCTGCAGGAGGGTGGGGATGTGACGACGATTTCCGGCCCCGGCTTCACCGCCCGCTTCAGCCACGCCATCGGCACGCTCGCCTCGCTGCAATACGATGGCGTCGAGATGCTGCATAGCCCGGAGGATCAGCCTGCCGGCCCGGTGTTGCAGGCTTACCGCGCTTATACGGATAATGACAAGGGCTTCGGCAAGTGGCTGGCCAAAGACTGGTCCAACGCCGGCCTGCCCGACCTGCAGCGCACGGTCGACAGCGTGAAGGTCTCGCGCCTTTCGCCCCAGCTCGTGCGCGTGGAGACGGTTGCGACCAGCCAGGCCGTCAACGGCTCCTTCACCCACCGCGCGACTTACCTCGTGCGTGGCGACGGTACCATCGACGTCGAAAACGAATTTACGCCCCACGGTGAGCTGCCCTACCTCCCGCGCATCGGCGTGGGCCTCGTGATTGCGCCCGAGCTGGAGCAATACGCCTGGTATGGCCACGGCCCGCACGAAAACTACGCCGACCGCATCCAGAGCTCGCCCATGGGCCTTTGGAAGAGCACGGTGGCGGACCAGTATGTGCCATACCCGCGCCCGCAGGAGACCGGCAACAAGGAAGGCGTCGAGTGGCTCGCGCTGACCAATGGCAAGGGCCGCGGGCTGCTCGTGGTGGCCGAAGGTGAGGCGATGGCCGCCACTGCCCTCCATTACCGCATCCGCGACCTCGACGAGGCCCAGCACACCTACGAGCTGGAGCCCCGCGCCGAGACTTACCTTTCTCTCGATGCCCGCATGATGGGCCTCGGCAATAGTAGTTGCGGCCCCGGTGTGCTGATGAAGTATGCTGTGCCGGTCGAGCCCTACAGCCTCCATTTTAGCCTGCGCCCGCTGCTGCGTCCCAATCAGGATGCCGCCCGCGCTGCCCGGGTGACCTACCGTTAACCATCCCCTGTTCCTCCGATGTATCTTCGTTCACCCATCTACTGCCTCGCAGCAGCGACGACGTTTACGGTCGCCTCGCCGCTGATGGCCGCCCTGACGGCGCCCGAATCGGTGCCGCAATACCGCGTCTTCGAGGCGTCGGTCACCAACGACCAGGACTACGACAACAAGTTCACCGATGTGAAGCTCGAAGTCCGCTACCAGTCGCCGGGCGGTGACATGGTCTACTTCTCGGGCTTTTACGACGGCGACGGCGTGGGCGGGGGCGATTTCGACACCGGCAACGTGTGGAAGATGCGCTTCATGCCCGACAAGACGGGCACATGGCAGTATTTCTACCGCTGGAGCGACGGTACGCCCGGCGGCAAGGGCAAGTTTGAAGTGGTCGAGGAAGGTGCCGGCAAGGGCATCATCCAGGCCTACGAAGAAAACCCGCGCTGGTTTGCCTATAACGGCACCGAGCCCGTGTGGCTCAAGTCTTACTACGAGACGGGCCACGGCTCCATCGGCCAGAACTTCGACTGGATCGTGGAAAACGTCTACCAGCCGCTGGTCGATCACGGTTACAACCACCTGCAGATCAACTGGCTGCTCTCGCTCTGCTGCTTCGGCCAGTATTATCTGGATGGGCCCGAGCCCGAAACGCTCGACCTGCTGCTCTACGAAGAAGGCGAAGTCACCACCACGATGAATTTCGACGTGTGGCGCCGCATGGAGCAGCACCTCGGCTGGCTCAACGACCGCGACGTGGGCGTGCACATGTTCCTCGGCTTCGATGGCAGCCGCAACATGAGCAGCGCCTGGACGGCCCTGACCGATGAGGAGAAGGACTTTTACGTGCACTACGTCGTCTCCCGCCTCGCCCCCTATGCCAACATCGCCGGTTGGAACTACGTGTGGGAAGTGCCGGGCGACCGCGAAGACGAAGAGCTGGGCTGGGTGCGCCTCGTCCAGAAATACGACGTCTTCAACCACCTCCGCACCTACGAAGACGAGTTCCCGCGCGAAAATGAGTATCACCGCGAGGAATACACCTTTGCCGCGGTCGAGAACCACCACATCGCCGCCCCGGAGAAGCCGCTCGAGCGCCACCTCTGGCGCGATGCCTGGACGCACCACATGGCCTGTATCCTCGGCTACAAGGGCAAGCCCGTGTTCATGAGCGAGGGCAACTCCCTCTGGCGCCGCTTCTGGCACGACATGGTGGGCGCGACGCGCGACGACCTGCGCCGCTCGGCCTGGGCCTGCGCCACCGCCGGTGCCTCCTTCACCTGGAACGGCCACGCCAAGGAATACGAACTCTACGCCGGTGGCCCCGACGGTCTGCCCTTCAACGACGAGAACGAGTTCAAGGAATCCGAGCGCCATATCCAGATCCTCACCGATGTGATGACAAAGGAAGTGGACTTTTTCCGCATGCACCCGCACGATGAATTGCTCGCCAAGCATCAGGTGCTGCGCGTCTACCTCCTCGCCGAGCCGGGCGAACAGTACCTGGTCTTCGCTCCCGACGGTGAGCAGTTTGCCATCGAGATGGAGCCGGGCGAATATGCCAACAATGTTTGGATCGACTCCAAGACAGGACGTAAGGTGAAGGCGAAGGCCGTGACCAGCAAGAGCCTCGAAGAGCCGGTCGATTTCACCGCGCCGGACAAGAAAACTGACTGGGTCTTGGTCGTTCGCCGTTAGAGACGAGATTCCCCACTTGATCATGAAGCATCCCCTCCCCAAATACGCTTCGATCGCGCTGTTGGCAGCCCTCCCGCTGGGCTGCCTCTCGGTGGCTGCCCACGCGGCGGCCCCGGGCGCGAGCCAGGCTGCGCCAGACGCCAAGGCACAGCTGGCCCAGAAATATCCCAAAGCCAAGGCCGCGTTTGCCCTGATCGACGAGTCGCCGCTGTTGCGCGAAGCGTTGCTCGATCCGGAGTTCTTCGTGCGCCTCGGCAGCGAGCCGGCCATGGAAGATGCGCTGCGCTCCCGCCTCGGGCAGGAGTCGTATCGCCACTTCGGCGAAATGCCGTCGGTCCGCGTCGAAGTGGTGCCGGGGACAAATGTCGACTACCCGTCGATCATCCTCGACTACCAGACGCAGTGGGATCAATTCACGACGCTACCCACGGGGGGGATTCCGCAAAACGACCCCGTGCTGATCGGGGTCGGCCGCGACTCGATGTGGCACCGCACCTTCTACGGCGGCACGACCGATCCGAAGGCGCACGAGGAGTTCGAAGCCTTGCTCGAAAAGCGCAAGAACACGCCCTCCAACCGCCGCACGCAAATGGACCCGGAGTTTGTGGAGCTGGCGCGTAAGTACCTGCCCACGCAGCCGCTGCCCGAAGTGCGTCAAGACATCGTCAAGCGCATCGAAAAGCTGGTCAAGGCGTTCAAGCCATATGGGGCCCAGCTACTCGAAGACCCGGAGTGGGGTGCCTACGGTGCCAAGATCACCGACCACCTTTACCTCTACATCCGCGATTTCCCGGTTGAAGCGCCGACTCGCTTCGACCACGACCCATTCT
This genomic stretch from Verrucomicrobiota bacterium JB022 harbors:
- a CDS encoding glycoside hydrolase family 95 protein, translated to MIRPTSLLAASLFSLGAPAAARVIWLDTPGTALTESTPIGNGRLGALIYGGVGSERIVLNEEGMWSGSPQDADRENAHENLPKIRQLLLEGKNAEAEELVNQTFTAAGAGSGLGTGADDPYGAYQTAGSLWLDFKGQDDFSDYRRELDLDTAVAHVQYTAGGVTYQREAFVSAPDQAMVMHLTASEPGALSFDVRLDRQERSETVAVARNELEMFGQLNDGYQTDKGVRYGIRVRVVPTGGTVTSSGNSLTVTDADSVLIYYTAATDIKTFGGRKVDDARKQAQRDLAKAVRTSFERQKQEHIADYQRYFERCQLVLPETASSKLPTPERLKAFAAGGEDPDLAALLFDFGRYLLISSSRPGTLPANLQGIWAEKIQTAWNSDWHTNINVQMNYWPAEVTNLSELHHPMFELIESLVEPGQKTAQAYYDARGWVSFLLSNPWGFTSPGESASWGSTVSCSAWLCQHLWDHYLYTGDQKFLREVYPILKGSALFYLDMLIEDPESGWLVTAPSNSPENAFVLPGSDKPLHVVMGPTADMQLLRYLFAATAEAGEILGQDAELQRELREKWTRLAPTRIGRDGRVMEWLEPYQEYDPQHRHIAHLWGLYPGDEIHPATTPELALAARKTLDMRGDGSTGWSLAFKMGMWARLGDGDRAHVLLRNQLTPARPRTKDEPWRGGTYPNLFDAHPPFQIDGNFGATAAIAEMLMQSTGGFGEITTIYLLPALPGAWSHGSVKGLRSRGGYEVTELAWERGQLTSAVIRARETGPVVIRYGDNVQRIILKAGETIKFGKDLQQR
- a CDS encoding glycoside hydrolase family 2 TIM barrel-domain containing protein; the encoded protein is MSRSTPLSPLVFCSLALAGTCAAVTHNAPDWENQHVLQINREPARATFVPFATVEQALAGKVEQSPFYQSLDGDWKFHWVARPEERPTDFYRTDFDVSGWDTIPVPSNWELQGYGTPIYVSAGFPFKIDPPRVTSEPKEKYTAYEERNPVGSYRTTFTVADDWDERQVFLHFGGVMSAFYVWINGERVGYSQGSMEPSEFNITDYLQPGENSLAVEVYRWSDGSYLEDQDMWRFSGIFRSVYLYSTAAERIADFTVRTDLDEDYRDAKLQIQPELAAVEGVTLEGWTVQAQLYDAQGKQVLTESLSHDAAEIHNPDYSAGILVDRTPQRGPRMFGWMEADISNPAKWTAETPNLYRLVLTLHNPEGGVVEAVASDVGFREVKIESGQLFVNGQPVRLRGVNRHEHDPETGRTMSLERMIEDIELMKRANVNAVRTAHYPNDTRFYELCDRYGLYVMDEADIETHGLRGYLASQPDWHAAFLDRAVRMAERDKNHPSIIIWSMGNESGYGPNFAAISAWLKDFDPTRPIHYEGAQGYVLDVNGVAAGGSGVSSHAHEPGYFPPDPATVDMVSRFYPRVRQEYLNPGISDSALKERAENARWEYLLDHVDNPANDRPVLTSEYGHCMGNAMGNLQEYWDEIYSSPQMLGGFIWDWVDQGIWKTAENGERYIAYGGDFGDEPNLKAFCLNGVIFSDRSLTPKYWELQKVYQPVAIGAGKNPHTLSVVNRHHHLNLNAFEARWTVTCDGEVVAEGTLPRIDLAPGQQTEVKLPIPAIKQPKAGADYWVRVSFHQPEATAWAEAGFEFAYDQWNLEVKTPRPERIEVARLPKVDLQEGGDVTTISGPGFTARFSHAIGTLASLQYDGVEMLHSPEDQPAGPVLQAYRAYTDNDKGFGKWLAKDWSNAGLPDLQRTVDSVKVSRLSPQLVRVETVATSQAVNGSFTHRATYLVRGDGTIDVENEFTPHGELPYLPRIGVGLVIAPELEQYAWYGHGPHENYADRIQSSPMGLWKSTVADQYVPYPRPQETGNKEGVEWLALTNGKGRGLLVVAEGEAMAATALHYRIRDLDEAQHTYELEPRAETYLSLDARMMGLGNSSCGPGVLMKYAVPVEPYSLHFSLRPLLRPNQDAARAARVTYR
- a CDS encoding DUF5060 domain-containing protein codes for the protein MYLRSPIYCLAAATTFTVASPLMAALTAPESVPQYRVFEASVTNDQDYDNKFTDVKLEVRYQSPGGDMVYFSGFYDGDGVGGGDFDTGNVWKMRFMPDKTGTWQYFYRWSDGTPGGKGKFEVVEEGAGKGIIQAYEENPRWFAYNGTEPVWLKSYYETGHGSIGQNFDWIVENVYQPLVDHGYNHLQINWLLSLCCFGQYYLDGPEPETLDLLLYEEGEVTTTMNFDVWRRMEQHLGWLNDRDVGVHMFLGFDGSRNMSSAWTALTDEEKDFYVHYVVSRLAPYANIAGWNYVWEVPGDREDEELGWVRLVQKYDVFNHLRTYEDEFPRENEYHREEYTFAAVENHHIAAPEKPLERHLWRDAWTHHMACILGYKGKPVFMSEGNSLWRRFWHDMVGATRDDLRRSAWACATAGASFTWNGHAKEYELYAGGPDGLPFNDENEFKESERHIQILTDVMTKEVDFFRMHPHDELLAKHQVLRVYLLAEPGEQYLVFAPDGEQFAIEMEPGEYANNVWIDSKTGRKVKAKAVTSKSLEEPVDFTAPDKKTDWVLVVRR